One Paenibacillus crassostreae DNA segment encodes these proteins:
- a CDS encoding flagellar hook-length control protein FliK, which translates to MTLIFQNVSANSAGTSKSGATTGNASTESVTTAVVEGGAPVGSLSFSQLLGEGATSKTVLSTTDVTSLLEGLLQNASLQESTTTTEADVLNLILEGLNEQITELDELIEEDSSLMLTLQNWLQQVNELLSADQMETESVESDPNMVVSNTLADDSATIRFAVQDAVTQLISSLQNKVDTNNMNSQAVHLLASVQNLLQQVGSTKSQSSTVPVGEQAANNTAMLAATVSEFDQVDSLTVTSRKDLLNQLNVNQTSASMKVEQLIRSLQSTSQGSVVPQNIEDTATVVSTAIEENVAETSELTPEQGILTAGELAMRDGIKASKPVTTPVPVQQFSKEVTDLVVSKLDIVKLNGLTEAKISLYPEHLGQVDIKITMQNGQLIATFMTEHAGAKDLLEQQMSQLRTSLQSQGLQVEKLEVTQNQSLQSHMYQEERRQSNQQQSNRRSKERDAQSDDALLVANLSEELNDWLSEQVNGEQGNSFTAEA; encoded by the coding sequence ATGACGTTAATATTTCAAAACGTGAGTGCTAATAGTGCGGGTACCAGTAAAAGCGGAGCAACAACTGGTAATGCTTCAACTGAATCAGTCACAACAGCTGTGGTTGAAGGAGGAGCGCCGGTAGGGAGTCTATCATTCTCTCAACTTTTAGGTGAAGGAGCAACTTCTAAAACAGTTCTTTCTACAACTGATGTAACTTCACTGTTGGAAGGACTTCTTCAGAATGCTTCTTTACAGGAATCTACTACAACAACAGAAGCAGATGTTCTTAATCTAATTCTAGAAGGATTAAATGAACAAATTACAGAACTAGATGAGCTGATTGAAGAAGATTCGTCTTTGATGTTGACTCTGCAAAACTGGCTGCAGCAAGTGAATGAATTGTTAAGTGCTGATCAAATGGAAACGGAAAGTGTTGAATCAGACCCGAATATGGTTGTTTCAAACACTCTTGCAGATGATTCAGCAACCATAAGATTTGCCGTCCAAGATGCTGTTACCCAATTGATATCTTCTTTACAAAATAAAGTTGATACAAATAACATGAATTCACAAGCAGTTCATTTGTTAGCATCTGTTCAAAATCTTTTACAACAAGTTGGTTCTACTAAGTCACAATCATCAACTGTACCTGTTGGAGAGCAAGCAGCGAATAATACTGCTATGTTAGCAGCCACTGTGAGTGAATTTGATCAAGTGGATAGTTTAACTGTTACGAGTCGTAAGGATTTGTTAAATCAGTTGAATGTAAACCAAACATCAGCTTCTATGAAAGTGGAACAGCTAATTCGATCGTTACAGAGTACATCACAGGGTAGTGTGGTACCTCAGAATATTGAAGATACTGCTACTGTTGTTTCAACAGCTATTGAGGAGAATGTTGCTGAGACAAGTGAACTTACGCCAGAGCAAGGAATATTAACAGCGGGTGAACTTGCGATGAGAGATGGAATTAAGGCTTCGAAACCGGTAACTACACCTGTTCCTGTTCAACAGTTCTCCAAAGAAGTAACAGATTTAGTTGTAAGCAAACTGGATATTGTGAAGCTGAACGGGTTGACAGAAGCGAAAATATCTCTTTATCCTGAGCATTTAGGTCAAGTTGATATTAAAATAACGATGCAAAACGGTCAATTGATCGCAACATTTATGACTGAACATGCAGGAGCTAAGGATCTATTGGAGCAACAGATGTCTCAACTTCGAACTTCACTACAATCTCAAGGATTACAAGTTGAAAAACTTGAGGTGACTCAGAACCAATCTCTTCAATCTCATATGTATCAAGAAGAGCGTCGTCAATCTAATCAACAACAATCTAATCGCAGATCTAAAGAACGCGATGCACAATCTGACGATGCATTACTAGTTGCAAATCTTTCTGAAGAATTAAATGATTGGTTATCAGAACAGGTTAATGGTGAACAAGGAAATAGCTTTACAGCAGAAGCATAA
- a CDS encoding TIGR02530 family flagellar biosynthesis protein, translating to MSERLTIGQMFTTPIYPTSSSRNIRNSQGTENITSFEQLLQDNMLKFSNHAVKRLEQRGIEIPEEQLTRISDAVDQAAAKGSRESLILLNDMALIVNVKNRMVVTAMDGDSMKDNVFTKIDSAVIIS from the coding sequence ATGAGTGAAAGATTAACTATTGGGCAGATGTTTACTACCCCAATATATCCCACCTCTTCATCAAGAAATATTCGTAATTCTCAAGGGACTGAGAATATTACCTCATTTGAACAACTGTTACAAGACAACATGCTTAAGTTTAGTAATCATGCGGTTAAACGGTTGGAGCAAAGAGGTATTGAAATCCCAGAAGAACAATTGACACGAATATCAGATGCGGTAGACCAGGCAGCTGCAAAAGGTAGTAGGGAATCACTTATATTGTTGAATGATATGGCATTGATTGTTAATGTGAAGAATCGTATGGTTGTTACTGCGATGGATGGTGATTCTATGAAAGATAATGTGTTCACAAAAATTGATAGTGCTGTAATTATTTCATAA
- a CDS encoding flagellar FlbD family protein — MISLTRINGSPMWLNALLIEMVEETPDTYITLVTGKRIIVLEKAADVISQVKKYSQEIGMNNATIKVQHTEETS; from the coding sequence ATGATCTCACTTACAAGAATTAATGGATCACCAATGTGGTTAAATGCTCTTCTAATTGAAATGGTCGAAGAAACACCGGATACCTACATTACGTTAGTAACCGGCAAAAGAATAATTGTACTTGAAAAGGCTGCGGATGTGATCTCCCAAGTCAAAAAGTATAGTCAAGAGATTGGCATGAATAATGCAACTATTAAAGTGCAACATACGGAGGAAACCTCATGA
- the fliF gene encoding flagellar basal-body MS-ring/collar protein FliF, protein MNERIVQYKDKVVRYWNQFSKNQKIIFVSTLSIIVIVIVILTMMFSKTEYEVAFKDLNSTDAAGIMTYLDDNSIPYKLSPDGGSISVPSTQAARAKVDIGSQGIVENGSIGYKIFEQGSSVIGMTDSEFGVKYNNALNGEVEQLLKSMNGIRDAKVLINLPEKSVFASNGDQDKASASAVLIFNAGFKPNQEAIDGYYNLMKTAIPNLPIENITISNDEIELVSTAKGGEGVLSTALEANYALQKRFENDVRQNVKQFLTQFMGEDKVEVLVVSKLNFDKIQSQENLVTPVNEEDMKGIEISVQNISNNYSGTTAPDSGVAGVGQEEIPGYPSDTSTGNTTSEELSETVNYEVNRIAREIISSPYSVKDLTINVAVEPPDGQENLDAATITAIQTILKNIVRASVADSGITYTNDELDQKVSVYSQTFNSGEDVSTGIKLSNGALWAIGLVVLVLLGLVGFLIYKRRKQKDEFEEDVPLQVPTEFPSINLESMTNESQVRKQLETLAKKKPDEFVNLLRTWLADE, encoded by the coding sequence GTGAACGAGAGAATTGTCCAATATAAGGATAAAGTTGTCCGATATTGGAATCAGTTTAGTAAAAATCAAAAGATAATTTTTGTATCTACATTATCTATTATAGTTATTGTCATTGTTATTTTAACAATGATGTTCTCCAAAACAGAATATGAAGTGGCTTTTAAAGATTTGAATTCAACTGATGCTGCGGGGATAATGACCTATTTAGATGATAATAGTATCCCTTATAAATTAAGTCCTGATGGGGGTAGTATTTCTGTTCCAAGTACTCAAGCGGCCCGTGCAAAAGTTGATATAGGGTCACAAGGGATTGTTGAGAATGGATCTATCGGTTATAAAATATTTGAACAGGGTTCTTCTGTTATTGGTATGACTGATAGTGAGTTCGGTGTTAAATATAACAATGCTTTAAACGGAGAAGTAGAACAATTACTGAAAAGTATGAATGGTATACGTGATGCTAAAGTATTAATCAATTTACCAGAGAAAAGTGTCTTTGCTAGCAATGGTGATCAGGATAAGGCTTCTGCCTCTGCAGTGTTAATTTTTAATGCTGGATTTAAACCTAATCAAGAAGCTATTGATGGTTATTATAATCTGATGAAGACAGCTATTCCGAATCTTCCAATTGAGAATATTACAATTTCAAATGATGAAATTGAACTAGTATCAACAGCGAAGGGCGGAGAAGGGGTTCTATCAACAGCATTAGAGGCTAACTATGCACTACAAAAACGATTTGAGAATGATGTTCGTCAGAATGTTAAACAATTTCTAACACAATTTATGGGTGAAGATAAAGTAGAGGTTCTAGTCGTGTCTAAACTAAACTTCGACAAAATCCAAAGCCAAGAAAATCTAGTTACCCCAGTAAATGAAGAAGATATGAAAGGCATAGAAATTAGTGTTCAGAACATATCAAATAATTACTCGGGTACTACTGCACCTGATAGTGGTGTTGCAGGTGTGGGTCAAGAAGAAATACCTGGATATCCAAGTGACACTTCAACGGGTAATACAACTTCGGAGGAATTGTCTGAAACCGTGAACTATGAGGTTAATAGAATCGCTAGGGAAATAATATCAAGTCCTTATTCTGTAAAAGATTTAACTATTAATGTCGCTGTAGAACCACCGGATGGGCAAGAAAATCTGGATGCGGCGACAATCACAGCGATACAAACTATTTTGAAAAATATTGTAAGAGCATCTGTAGCAGATTCTGGTATTACATATACAAACGACGAATTGGACCAAAAAGTTTCGGTTTACTCTCAAACTTTTAATAGCGGTGAAGATGTGAGCACGGGAATTAAACTATCAAATGGCGCTCTGTGGGCGATTGGATTGGTTGTTCTTGTCTTATTAGGGCTTGTAGGGTTCTTAATCTACAAACGTCGTAAACAAAAGGATGAATTTGAAGAAGATGTTCCACTTCAAGTGCCTACGGAATTCCCTTCCATTAACTTGGAAAGCATGACTAATGAAAGTCAAGTGCGTAAACAGCTCGAAACTCTGGCGAAAAAGAAACCAGACGAATTCGTCAACTTACTGCGTACATGGCTGGCTGACGAATAG
- the flgC gene encoding flagellar basal body rod protein FlgC, translating to MTISNSFGISASALSAQRLRMDVISSNIANAETTRASVVNGEAVPYRRKMVVLTPNETSFSDHLQSQMGNQSAKGIGTGVRVKSIQEDSTELKPVYNPTHPDANAEGYVLMPNVDIAKEMVDMISASRSYEANLTALNASKSMLMKALEIGK from the coding sequence ATGACCATAAGTAACAGTTTTGGGATTAGTGCATCAGCCTTATCTGCTCAAAGACTTCGAATGGATGTTATTTCTTCTAATATTGCTAATGCTGAAACGACAAGAGCGAGTGTGGTTAATGGGGAAGCTGTTCCATATCGTCGGAAAATGGTTGTCCTCACACCTAATGAAACTAGCTTTTCCGATCACCTTCAGTCACAAATGGGTAATCAATCAGCTAAAGGTATTGGAACAGGTGTTAGAGTGAAATCTATTCAAGAAGATAGTACGGAATTAAAACCGGTATATAATCCTACTCATCCTGATGCGAATGCTGAGGGGTATGTTTTAATGCCAAATGTTGATATTGCAAAAGAGATGGTTGATATGATATCTGCCTCACGCTCTTATGAAGCAAACCTTACTGCTCTAAACGCGTCTAAATCAATGTTAATGAAGGCATTAGAAATAGGTAAATAA
- the fliJ gene encoding flagellar export protein FliJ: MIFNYTFQNIVNLKGNERTQAEWMLSSALVKLQEEEQTLIELEKFRNDTTEQLLLKIENSASIVKIQELQTYLEYLEQCIVRKNSDVRKANVAVRKSQNHLSDKMLDEKVWLKSRDKAKDKFQHETLLREQNELDEIATVRFAMNLR; encoded by the coding sequence ATGATATTTAACTATACATTTCAAAATATAGTGAATCTGAAAGGGAATGAGAGAACTCAAGCAGAATGGATGCTTTCTAGTGCTCTTGTGAAGCTTCAAGAAGAAGAACAAACATTAATAGAACTTGAAAAGTTTCGAAATGACACAACGGAACAGTTGCTATTAAAAATTGAGAATTCAGCTTCTATTGTGAAAATTCAAGAACTACAAACGTACTTAGAATATCTGGAGCAATGTATTGTCAGGAAAAACTCGGATGTGCGAAAAGCTAATGTAGCGGTTAGGAAAAGTCAAAATCATCTATCAGATAAGATGTTAGATGAAAAAGTATGGTTGAAATCACGTGATAAAGCAAAAGACAAATTTCAACATGAGACACTCCTCCGGGAACAGAACGAACTTGATGAAATAGCAACTGTAAGGTTTGCTATGAATCTTCGATAG
- the fliE gene encoding flagellar hook-basal body complex protein FliE — protein sequence MIQNTMFNSQVIKPIQIQNNTMQVSSTPAESLSDFGSYLEDAIQKVADQETASNVMSEKLLLGEVNVDEVMVTAEQALLSLQLTAQVRNKVIEAYQEIMRIQI from the coding sequence ATGATTCAAAATACTATGTTTAACTCACAAGTTATTAAACCAATTCAAATACAGAACAATACTATGCAAGTCTCCTCCACACCAGCAGAATCGCTTAGTGATTTCGGATCATATTTAGAAGATGCAATTCAAAAAGTAGCTGATCAAGAAACAGCATCCAATGTAATGAGTGAAAAACTATTACTTGGTGAAGTGAATGTTGATGAAGTTATGGTTACTGCTGAACAAGCTTTATTAAGTTTGCAACTTACAGCACAAGTTCGAAATAAAGTAATAGAGGCGTATCAAGAGATCATGCGAATACAAATATAG
- a CDS encoding MotE family protein, which translates to MARNYNDFEDEKESNGGFERFLMLMIPIIFTIVLLGVLLVLFNMNIRNAFFEVANKIPIVEKWVPDPVLDPETIKLKESEKEEEDNDVKIKELQNQLSAKEAELQQVNEGKVEQEAQLENLQSQIEVLEQESVDKATQEIADEYQKQIDNLAKMYADMSPSKAAPILQNMTSEEMVLLFSSMKNDNRIAILEKMDSKVAAEVTMMMKDVKPATDLQIAALQSRLKQNDTTTEETSTILNNSQLSQTFANMSADKAAELLFQTYKISPDKTLEILSSVTDATRSSILEKMSTIDAPTTAIILNKLMSK; encoded by the coding sequence GTGGCACGTAATTATAATGATTTTGAGGATGAAAAGGAATCAAATGGCGGATTTGAGCGTTTTTTGATGTTGATGATTCCTATTATTTTTACCATTGTTCTTCTGGGTGTATTACTTGTACTTTTTAATATGAATATTCGTAATGCATTTTTTGAAGTAGCTAATAAGATCCCAATTGTAGAAAAATGGGTGCCTGATCCTGTTCTAGACCCAGAAACAATAAAGTTAAAAGAGAGTGAAAAAGAAGAAGAAGACAATGATGTCAAGATCAAAGAACTTCAGAACCAATTGAGTGCAAAAGAAGCAGAATTGCAACAAGTTAATGAGGGGAAAGTGGAACAAGAAGCCCAATTGGAAAATCTGCAATCACAAATTGAAGTTCTAGAGCAGGAGAGTGTCGATAAAGCGACACAAGAAATTGCAGATGAATATCAAAAACAAATTGATAATCTCGCTAAGATGTACGCTGATATGAGTCCAAGTAAAGCGGCTCCGATTCTACAGAATATGACCTCGGAAGAAATGGTATTATTGTTCTCTTCAATGAAGAATGACAATAGAATTGCTATTCTTGAAAAAATGGATTCTAAGGTTGCAGCAGAAGTTACGATGATGATGAAGGATGTCAAACCAGCTACAGATTTGCAGATCGCGGCTTTACAATCGCGATTGAAGCAAAATGATACAACAACAGAAGAGACTTCTACGATCTTGAATAATTCTCAACTGAGTCAGACCTTTGCTAATATGTCAGCAGATAAAGCAGCGGAACTTCTTTTTCAGACTTATAAGATTAGTCCAGATAAAACTCTAGAAATCTTAAGCTCTGTAACAGATGCCACACGTTCTTCAATTCTTGAGAAAATGTCAACGATAGATGCACCTACAACGGCCATTATCCTTAATAAACTCATGAGTAAATAA
- a CDS encoding FliH/SctL family protein gives MSNLIKHSQYRPVEVLKELDLSKRYNSLEEEVTIEENVEEEQEIIIQIDEEAERLKNEMLQDAKEFAEQQIRESSIESERILAEATEQIDQWWVERRDQDEHLIEAIKSEGFEQGFSEGRIKAEEELQLKIEEMMVEAQTVLEEAYRVKSQIIQEAEPFLVELSTAIAEKVIDKQLSIESNYMIDLIKKNLLRKREQGVITLCVAPVHFEFIQAAREELVLAIDSQAELKIIPDATVLDGGCVIRSSFGSIDARIDTQLVEIKKELIRIALDHEDRRDQDESA, from the coding sequence TTGTCTAATTTGATTAAGCATTCCCAGTATAGACCAGTGGAAGTGCTGAAGGAATTGGATTTGTCTAAACGTTACAACTCCTTGGAAGAAGAAGTTACCATTGAAGAAAATGTTGAAGAAGAACAAGAGATAATTATACAGATTGATGAAGAAGCAGAGCGGCTTAAGAATGAAATGCTTCAGGATGCTAAGGAATTTGCGGAACAGCAAATTCGAGAGTCTTCCATTGAATCTGAAAGAATCTTGGCAGAAGCTACTGAACAGATTGATCAATGGTGGGTAGAACGTCGTGATCAAGATGAACATTTGATTGAAGCAATCAAATCTGAAGGTTTTGAGCAAGGATTCAGCGAGGGTCGGATCAAAGCGGAGGAAGAATTACAGCTGAAGATTGAGGAAATGATGGTTGAGGCACAGACAGTGCTGGAAGAAGCATATCGTGTGAAAAGTCAAATTATCCAAGAAGCAGAACCCTTCCTAGTAGAGTTAAGTACAGCAATCGCAGAAAAAGTCATCGACAAGCAGTTATCTATAGAGAGTAATTATATGATTGATTTAATCAAAAAGAATTTATTGAGAAAGAGAGAACAAGGGGTTATTACTTTATGTGTGGCTCCTGTTCACTTCGAATTTATTCAAGCTGCTCGAGAAGAACTTGTTCTTGCTATTGATTCACAAGCAGAACTCAAGATTATACCAGATGCAACTGTGTTGGATGGTGGTTGTGTAATCCGATCATCGTTCGGAAGTATTGATGCACGAATTGATACACAGCTAGTTGAGATCAAGAAAGAGCTGATCCGAATAGCACTAGATCATGAAGATCGGAGAGATCAAGATGAAAGTGCTTGA
- the flgG gene encoding flagellar basal body rod protein FlgG: MLRSMYSGVSGMKGFQTKLDVIGNNIANVNTTGFKSSRVMFKDVMSQTMSGVTPPTDGAQGGVNAKQVGLGVSIGSIDTIHLAGSAMTTNIPTDLRIDGDGFFVVSMTGEEDNAFLTRAGDFHIDAARNLVTSDGMFVMGTDGVITLDDEVTSFSIAQDGSVLATVEGATEVIAQLGVVKVVNPEGLEKVGGNLYRMTLNANPEGEFEIGTANDAEAGTGSIIAGQLEMSNVDLTGEFTEMIVAQRGFQANSRIITTSDEILQEVVNLKR, encoded by the coding sequence ATGTTAAGATCTATGTATTCAGGAGTTTCAGGCATGAAAGGTTTCCAAACAAAATTGGATGTTATTGGTAACAATATCGCCAATGTAAATACAACTGGATTTAAATCTAGTCGCGTAATGTTTAAAGATGTCATGAGTCAAACCATGTCAGGTGTTACACCACCTACTGATGGTGCACAAGGCGGCGTGAATGCTAAGCAGGTTGGACTAGGTGTTTCGATTGGGTCCATTGATACTATTCATTTAGCAGGTAGTGCTATGACCACTAACATTCCAACAGATTTACGAATTGATGGTGATGGGTTTTTCGTAGTAAGCATGACTGGTGAAGAAGATAATGCCTTTTTGACACGTGCAGGTGATTTTCATATTGACGCTGCTCGTAATCTAGTAACATCAGATGGAATGTTTGTAATGGGTACAGATGGTGTTATTACATTGGATGATGAAGTGACTTCTTTCTCCATAGCACAAGATGGTTCTGTCCTGGCGACAGTTGAAGGGGCTACAGAAGTAATAGCTCAGCTTGGTGTTGTTAAGGTCGTCAACCCTGAAGGTCTTGAAAAAGTCGGAGGTAACTTATACCGAATGACCTTAAATGCTAACCCAGAGGGTGAGTTTGAGATAGGAACAGCAAATGATGCTGAAGCAGGTACGGGATCAATTATTGCAGGACAATTAGAAATGTCAAATGTTGACCTTACTGGTGAATTCACCGAAATGATCGTTGCCCAACGTGGATTCCAAGCTAACTCTCGTATTATTACAACATCAGATGAGATTTTACAAGAAGTAGTTAATCTGAAGCGTTAA
- the fliI gene encoding flagellar protein export ATPase FliI: MKVLDSQRYMDQLDQLDPVRVNGKVTKVIGLMVESEGPDANIGDVCLIYPSNVSKPLQAEVVGFRDNKVLLMPLGELQSIGPGCDVVGTGKPLSVQVGSELLGKVLDGLGQPLDGSLIPTRMAFSSTFRPPSNPLNRPRVLEPISIGVRAIDGLLSIGKGQRVGIFAGSGVGKSTLMGMIARNTSADVNVIALIGERGREVLDFIERDLGPEGLKRSVVIVATSDQPALIRIKGALIATTIAEYFRDRGMNVMLMMDSVTRYAMAQREVGLAIGEPPAMRGYTPSVFANLPKLLERAGTGPTGSITAFYTVLVDGDDMNEPIADAVRGILDGHIVLNRNIANKGHFPAIDILASISRVMKDISSEDHIDAAENLKRLLAVYTDSEDLINIGAYHRGSNESIDESIDFIQNIWDFSRQKVDEKVTFADVKERLIAEFSRR, translated from the coding sequence ATGAAAGTGCTTGATAGTCAGAGATATATGGATCAGCTTGACCAGTTAGATCCCGTAAGAGTCAATGGGAAAGTAACTAAAGTAATTGGCTTGATGGTTGAATCTGAAGGTCCTGATGCAAATATTGGCGATGTCTGCTTAATCTATCCGAGTAATGTTTCAAAACCTCTTCAAGCAGAGGTTGTCGGCTTCCGTGATAATAAGGTGCTGTTAATGCCACTAGGGGAGCTTCAGTCGATTGGTCCTGGATGTGATGTGGTAGGAACAGGGAAACCTCTAAGTGTGCAAGTAGGATCTGAATTACTTGGTAAAGTACTGGATGGTTTAGGCCAACCTTTGGATGGATCTTTGATTCCGACTAGAATGGCATTCAGTTCTACATTTAGACCACCATCCAATCCCTTGAATCGTCCGCGGGTACTAGAACCGATTAGTATTGGCGTTAGAGCTATTGATGGATTGTTATCCATCGGTAAAGGTCAACGGGTTGGGATATTTGCAGGTTCAGGTGTAGGTAAAAGTACACTTATGGGAATGATTGCTCGTAATACTTCTGCTGATGTAAATGTCATTGCACTTATTGGGGAACGTGGTCGTGAAGTATTAGATTTCATCGAACGTGATTTAGGACCAGAAGGATTGAAGCGATCTGTTGTCATTGTGGCGACCTCGGATCAACCTGCATTAATCCGAATCAAAGGGGCACTGATTGCAACGACAATTGCAGAGTATTTCCGTGATCGTGGAATGAATGTGATGCTAATGATGGATTCTGTTACTCGGTATGCTATGGCACAACGTGAAGTGGGGTTAGCAATTGGCGAACCGCCTGCTATGAGAGGGTATACGCCATCTGTATTCGCTAATCTACCGAAATTACTTGAAAGAGCAGGAACGGGACCTACGGGTTCGATAACAGCCTTCTATACAGTGCTTGTAGATGGGGACGATATGAACGAACCTATTGCAGATGCCGTACGAGGTATCCTTGATGGACATATCGTGTTAAATAGGAATATTGCTAATAAGGGGCATTTTCCTGCAATTGATATTCTGGCGAGTATTAGTCGTGTCATGAAGGACATCTCATCAGAAGATCATATTGATGCAGCTGAGAACTTAAAACGATTGCTGGCTGTTTATACTGACTCTGAGGATTTGATTAATATTGGTGCATATCATCGTGGATCCAATGAAAGTATTGATGAATCTATTGATTTCATTCAGAATATTTGGGATTTCAGTAGACAAAAGGTTGATGAGAAAGTGACTTTTGCAGATGTGAAAGAACGATTGATTGCTGAATTCTCAAGGAGATGA
- the fliG gene encoding flagellar motor switch protein FliG, with protein MSVLAKSTSISQGLSGRQKAAILLITLGPEVSAQIFKHLRDEEIEQLTLEIANVRTVDSTDKDTIMAEFHQICLAQEYISQGGINYAREILEKALGSSKALEVISRLTATLQVRPFDFARKADPSQILNFLQNENSQTIALVLSYLQFDQAAAILSSLPQEKQADVARRIAVMDSTSPEVLYQVERVLEQKLSSTVTQDYTNAGGLESIVQILNGVDRGTERTILDSLEIQDPELAEDIKKRMFVFEDIVNIDNRSIQRIIRDIENADLQLALKVASEEVRDVVFRNMSKRMSESFKEEMEFMGPVRLRDVEEAQTRIVGTIRRLEEAGEIIIARGGGDDIIV; from the coding sequence GTGAGTGTATTGGCAAAGTCAACATCAATAAGTCAAGGTTTGAGTGGACGTCAGAAAGCGGCGATCCTGCTCATTACCTTGGGTCCTGAGGTTTCTGCACAAATATTCAAACATCTACGCGATGAAGAGATTGAACAATTAACTCTTGAAATTGCCAATGTACGAACAGTAGATAGTACAGATAAAGATACGATAATGGCGGAATTTCACCAGATTTGCCTTGCACAAGAGTATATCTCTCAGGGCGGTATAAATTACGCTCGAGAAATTCTTGAAAAGGCACTTGGATCAAGTAAAGCGTTAGAAGTGATTAGTCGATTGACAGCTACCCTTCAAGTTCGTCCATTCGATTTTGCAAGAAAAGCTGATCCAAGTCAGATTTTGAATTTTCTACAGAATGAAAACTCACAAACCATAGCTTTAGTTCTATCGTATTTACAGTTCGATCAAGCTGCTGCAATACTATCTTCTTTACCACAAGAGAAACAAGCAGATGTAGCGCGAAGAATAGCGGTGATGGACAGTACTTCACCTGAGGTTCTATATCAGGTTGAGAGAGTTCTGGAACAGAAGCTTTCATCAACAGTAACGCAAGATTATACGAACGCCGGTGGACTTGAGTCTATCGTTCAAATTCTAAATGGGGTTGACCGAGGTACTGAGCGAACCATTCTAGATTCACTAGAAATTCAAGATCCTGAATTGGCAGAAGATATCAAGAAACGTATGTTTGTATTTGAAGATATTGTTAATATCGACAATAGATCAATTCAACGGATCATTCGAGATATTGAGAACGCAGATCTGCAACTTGCGCTCAAAGTGGCTAGTGAAGAAGTACGCGACGTCGTATTTAGAAATATGTCGAAACGGATGTCTGAATCATTTAAAGAAGAAATGGAATTCATGGGACCTGTTCGGTTACGCGATGTTGAAGAAGCGCAGACTCGTATCGTAGGTACCATTCGTAGATTGGAAGAAGCCGGTGAGATTATCATAGCGCGTGGCGGAGGAGATGACATCATTGTCTAA
- a CDS encoding flagellar hook capping FlgD N-terminal domain-containing protein: MASDIISTSNIWPNYSASNVKAASTKDTTTMGKDQFLKIMITQLQNQDPMQPLEDKEFIAQMAQFTSVEQLMNISTQLTSMSQSLGNVSGIIGKEISWIDSSEGSSSELLTGIVDSIVIKDSIQYATVGDSAIPLDLILKIGTPEEIINPAELASESNEDLL, translated from the coding sequence ATGGCATCAGACATTATATCAACAAGTAATATTTGGCCAAATTATTCAGCGAGTAACGTAAAGGCTGCTAGCACAAAGGATACGACGACGATGGGTAAAGATCAGTTCTTAAAGATCATGATTACTCAACTTCAAAATCAAGATCCTATGCAACCACTAGAAGATAAAGAATTTATTGCACAGATGGCACAGTTTACTTCCGTAGAGCAACTAATGAATATATCGACTCAATTAACCAGTATGAGTCAGTCATTAGGAAATGTCTCGGGAATTATTGGTAAAGAAATAAGTTGGATCGATTCATCAGAAGGTAGCTCGTCAGAACTATTAACAGGTATTGTGGATTCTATAGTGATTAAAGATAGTATTCAATATGCAACAGTGGGTGATTCGGCTATCCCCTTAGATTTAATTCTTAAAATTGGGACTCCGGAAGAAATAATAAACCCTGCTGAGTTGGCATCGGAATCAAATGAGGACTTGTTATGA